The DNA sequence tgcaatacaaaaaaagaattgtcttaatgtcagtaatcaactggggaagtttcatggtgaaatcttttatttttatagtatatagtatagtatagtgtcCTTAAATGTGTATTCTGAGGAGAGGATCTTGTAGCAGGACTTTTCTGCTGGTGCTTTATCGCCCTCTGCTGGTTAAACTGTTCCACTGAACAGGATTAAACTAATAAATGTGAACTGTTCAGTTCTTAATTTAACCGCCAGTTTTTTCACATTGTTCTAATTATTCTTATTTATAGAAAAATGTCTCTCCTGAGCCAACACagcttatttcaacataaaatTCGTTCAATTATAGTTACTTAACCGACAAATTAATAAGCTACTTCTGTTTTTTAGTCAATTAtagatttgtttatttttttcgaaATTGACTTCATATGTCGGCATTGTATTCATGTAAAgatcactccacacatctgtGTAGGTTTTATACGACTTCACATTCAGATCACGGTCTGTGAATAGGAGTGAAAATATTAAAGGTTAACAGCAGTTCAGCAGAAGTTATATACAAGCGTTGGCGTTTTCTCGTTCTTCGACTTCACTTCAGCTCACGTGCCAATACTTCATAATAAGTACAGGTTGTGGGTTTCGTGTTTAAgacagaataaaaataaaaaggaaatactCTTTAAGATGATTTggtggctcttaaaagagccttTGTGGTGTGTGGAGAAGCAGCAGACAGTTTAAGCCCTCTCTCCGCGGATGCGGCGGGCCAGCTGGATGTCTTTGGGCATGATGGTGACCCTCTTGGCGTGGATGGCGCACAGGTTGGTGTCCTCGAACAGGCCGACCAGGTAGGCCTCGCTGGCCTCCTGCAGAGCCATGACGGCGGAGCTCTGGAAGCGCAGGTCGGTCTTGAAGTCCTGAGCGATTTCTCGGACCAGGCGCTGGAAGGGCAGCTTGCGGATCAGCAGCTCGGTGGATTTCTGGTAGCGACGGATCTCTCTCAGAGCCACGGTACCGGGCCTGTAACGGTGAGGCTTCTTCACTCCGCCGGTGGCCGGGGCGCTCTTACGGGCAGCCTTGGTGGCCAGCTGCTTCCTGGGGGCTTTTCCTCCGGTGGATTTACGAGCGGTCTGCTTGGTTCTTGCCATGGCTTTTTCTCTCTACAATCAAGAAAAATGTAAAGCGAAAAGGAGAGACCCACGACTCTTAAAGTGTGGGACCGGATGTAAGATCTGGTGTCGCAGCTTAAGACCTCCGGCTCGGCGGCTCCTGATTGGTGAGGGGCTCCTttggagcttagcaccgcctcAATGAGCAACCCACCGCCCGAATCTCCGTCGCTTATTGGCGGACAATCCTTTTAAAAAGTCCGCCAAAAAAAATGTGAGAGCGGGCCGCCTTCTGCTGCTCTGCTGGAAGCCTTTTTTCTGGTTGGAGGGCCAGGAAGCTGCGCGGTCCTCTCCGTGGACATAAATAGGAGGGTTTCGGCTGTTGGGGAAACACTTTTCTGAGTCGAGACTCACGAGAGCATCTAAAAATGTCTGGAAGAGGGAAAACCGGAGGAAAAGCCAGAGCGAAGGCAAAGACCCGCTCCTCCCGTGCCGGGCTCCAGTTCCCAGTCGGCCGTGTCCACAGGCTGCTCCGTAAAGGAAACTACGCTCAGCGTGTAGGAGCCGGCGCCCCCGTCTACCTGGCGGCTGTGCTGGAGTACCTGACCGCTGAGATCCTGGAGCTAGCTGGAAACGCTGCCCGCGACAACAAGAAGACCCGTATCATCCCCCGTCACCTGCAGCTGGCTGTCCGCAACGACGAGGAGCTCAACAAGCTGCTGGGCGGAGTGACCATCGCTCAGGGCGGCGTGCTGCCCAACATCCAGGCCGTCCTGCTGCCCAAGAAGACCGAGAAGCCCGCCAAGAAGTAAATACCCGGAACTGGCTTTTACCGACACAACAaaggctcttttaagagccacacaCTTTACTCAAAGAGCTTTGTTTGTGTCGCTGAAAGAAAAATACTTACTGTAAAAGTCATTAGGCCTACTATGAAATATCCCCATGGATAGTTTTATACCATAATGAGTAGGCTAGGCCTATAACTTCGAGAAAACAATGCGGTCACCATTTTGGAAATAAACTATTGTTAAGGCTGCTACTTGAAGACTAAATGAACATTGAACTGAATAAGTCTTTACACTCTACTTTATCTcaggtatttttattttttattttacgcCATCGGTTTAGGCTATTTGATAACTTTAGTTTCTTTGAGATTTTGCATACTCTAAATATAATCGTTCGCTGTTCATTGCAACAATGGCTTTAACAAAATCTAAACTACAAGATTGCCTTGATGCCTCCAGGAGTGTCCACTGGACTTCAAAGTTTACTAAACATCTGAATTTCGTTATTTATTGAAGAGGAATAACCCCTTAAATGAACCATCTCTTTTTCGAGGGGGGTCCTTGTTTCAGAATAAACACAAATCTTGATATAAATTACTGATTCATCTGGACAGGCATTTTTGTTTAGTAGGCTAGTCCATGAGAGTCATGGCAGGATGTGTAACGGTACAGCTaattttcatcttcatatcctaAAATCAACCATGTCTTGATATTTCGCTTTTTGCTGTTGTAGACTATCACTTTTCACCAACATAACATAACTTAACTGTCTATAAAAGAGGTTATAATACAATTATGTTATAACAGGTTTTTAAACAAAGTAAGTCATCATAATAAACTGTTTtattaaagtcattaaaaaacaaTAGTAGTCAAGTGATTTTTAGAAAATTATGTCTCCTATGTAGTTTACAGCCGTGTTAATGGTGtagcaaagcgagactaatgcTGTGGTGATATTTCTTATGAACACATCGAGCACTTTCTCTTTATTCAGTCAATCATATTCACAAGACACATTACTTTTCTTTGATTCCTGAGTAAATAAATCATCTCACAGCAACGGCTACTTGTTCAGCGCATGCTCAGTCCCGCGCACAGAAGACAACCAATCCTGTGCGAGCAACAGCACAGTCATATTTGCATCGAGTGGATACAAATTGAACGTTCGGCGGTGCGTCAGTAAATTTAGTTATTGAAACTCTCAGAACTAATCATGCCTGAGCCCAGCGTCAAAGCGCCCAAGAAGGGCTCCAAGAAAGCCGTCTCTAAGGCCGTCAGCAAAACCGgcaagaagaagagaaagactAGGAAGGAGAGCTACGCCATCTACGTGTACAAGGTGCTGAAACAGGTCCACCCCGACACCGGTATCTCCTCCAAGGCCATGGGCATCATGAACTCGTTTGTGAGCGACATCTTTGAGCGCATCGCCGGTGAGGCTTCCCGTCTGGCTCACTACAACAAGCGCTCCACCATCACTTCCAGGGAGATCCAGACCGCCGTGAGGCTGCTGCTGCCCGGGGAGCTGGCCAAGCACGCAGTGTCAGAGGGCACCAAGGCCGTCACCAAGTACACCAGCTCCAAGTAAATCTGCTGGGAGACCAACCACACaacggctcttttaagagccaccCACTTCATCTAAAGAGGTTTTTTCCTGTTATCATTGAAAAACGTATCCATGTTTAACACTATAAAATGACTTCAGGAATGTTCAGGTTATATATAGTAAGGGAGGATGAACTGTAGAGTAAATGGGAAAAGCTCAGCATAAAATCATATACAGTGAAACcggatgagataaagaagtgcTTTTTGAGTATAATATTATCCAGCCATAATTTCAGAGGGGGTGGGGAACTATAAGCCTAAATGAGATGGCATGACTCAAGCACACTTACTTTAAACCTTATTAGCGAAGCATTCTTCTTAAAACAAGTATATCCATGATACAAATTGAGACCCAACTAGATGTCAGTttaattttagacattttgCCCTCAAATCTACACTGAAAACTAACATTTTTAATGATCCAAGacaaaaatctttaaatctGATCTTAAATTTGGAGCAATATGTATCAAATCATAAgcgttatctcaagacactttacagagagtAGGTAatgaccacactataatttacaaagctcCAACAATTGTGTCCTTCATTGGATAAAAGTGAAAGTGTTGTTTTGGTATAAAAAGTtctcattttaaattaatatttattttccttACTGGTTTATCAGTTATTTCAATCAAACTTATTTTTACAGTCATGTGTGAAACCGTTCACTTTCTCTGTGATTCAGAGAAATTGTGATATTTACATGAAAAAAAGGAgctaaaaaataatgaattataACCATTGTGCTTACTCCTGATATAATTGtgtcatataatataaaataagtggAGCAGTGTGATTGAGctaatttattttgtataatttatttttcttgctTTAAAATGCTATTGTTTGCTGTGATTTTCTTATATTGTTTGCTGTGGATTTACGTTATATGTGCTGTGGACTAtttattttcctctctttcaCAAACTGCAACAATAGACACTAATTGACACCTGTAGAACCCCGTTCATCAGCTCTGATTTGCCAGCTGATCAGACCACTCCGAAAAAAAGGAAGCTAGATCTCTTACCAGGGAGACGCGCTGGACGGATGGACGTGCTGTGTCCTGTACGGAGTAGCAGCGGATCGGATTGCTGAGCTTCTGTTGGAGTCACTGCTTGCTGGGTTTCCTGTGCCCTGCTGGAGCCGATCCCTAGACTCTGCAATGTCAAGGCTCGCAAAACTCCTATTGAAGGGAAGTGGTCCTTGTTATCCCGCACTGATACATGTTTAGCTTGTTTTGGCATTTGAGCATGGGCCGTTGTTAGTAGATGTCAATTTCTGTGAAGGTGCCAGGTCCAGCAGCTGACTGCAGAGCAGCGGAGGCGCAATATTGTTGATGGGCCTACATGAAGTGTATAAAAGGAAAGTCGTCACTTTTATAACCTGACACTGTTTTGAAGTTGCCGGACAAGGATCGGGCTGCAATTGattttataatttcctttatGACTGAAGCAGAGCGGCACCCCGGAATTCCTGGTCCCGGATTTCTGGATGTGGAACGGACTATTTGAAGCACCGTGGGAGCGAGACATTTTGTGCCGGCGGCAGAGGAAAACCCGGAGCTAACTCCCGTCTGGACTTAACTTGGATCGGCTTTTACCCTTGGACAGAGCATGGAATCATTCCTTGGGTTTAATTGTCTCCTGGGTCTTTACTTGAgatgttattttaatgttttaaacttaacttttaatagcattaaattaaatgttttttatatacATCCTTTGTCATTTCtcgctgtgtttgtgtggccCGGGAATctagttttatttaaaagtagCAAACTTCTTCTAAAAGCAGCTGTTACATGTGCTGTTAATTACAGAATCAGATTATAAAGGAAAATTCTCTTTGAGGACGACGTGGTGGCTCTTAAAAGAACCGTTTGTTGATGAGACGGACTACAGCTCACTTCTTCTTGGGTGCTGCCTTCTTCGCTTTGGGCTTGGCTGCCTTCTTCGCGGGGGCTTTCTTGGCTGCAGGGGCCTTTTTGATCACTTTCTTGGGGCTCTTGGTCGACTTTTTTGGGCTCTTTGTGGCCTTCTTGGGGCTCTTGGCTGCTTTCTTGACCGGCTTCTTAGCCTTGGTGTCAACAGCCTTCTTGTTCATCTTGAAGGAACCGGAGGCTCCGGTCCCCTTGGTCTGGACCAGAGTCCCCTTTGCCACCAGGCTCTTGATGGCGGTCTTGACGCGGGCCTTGTTCTTGTCCACATTGTAAAAATACATCAGAAAATACATCAGAGCCCCATTTAAAGCAGTTTTCTAGCTGGCCCACGTGTGTGTTCAGGGACTCGACGTAACCATCTGCTGTTGATGAGTTTCTAATAAACTTTAGTTTTCTAGTGGCAGCAAACACACTGAAGATGGCAGAGTTTAGCCAGACTTCCTATCAGAGCTGCTCGCTGTGAACAGCTCCTCTGCTGAGTACGTTTAATATAAATAGTAGTTCTTCTGATCACACGGACAAAAATTGAGTATATCCACATCTTGTTTTGTCAATTGACAGTATAATCACCATCAGACCAAACcccataaaaataaataccatTCCTGAAAATTGGAAAACTACATTAAGTTATTCTATGTATGCTGCTGAGTTTGAAAGtaaagactgactgactgaaatTTAGATTTGGACTTCCTTTTAATTAAACCTCAGATAAATACAGCAGCTCAGATTCTACAGAGCTCAAATTAATTAAGGCATTTCTCCTTACAGCTCAATATGACCCAATTATTttcagaggtgtcaattccaggtccagaaagtaaaagtcctgccatgtgtttattccaccaatgaactcagccagcagATTTGACTAATtagcagctgatttcactaattagtagtgaaatcagctggctgagttcattggtggaataaacacatggcaggacttttactttctggacctggaattgacaaCTCTGATTATTTTGGCAGTTCTTTAAtcatttctattatttttccTCTTGGTTATTATGGGGATCCATTTGTGCCAAAATGATGTCACACGCTCAACTGAGCATGTGAAGAAACAATCAATGTAACTTTAACCTGTAGGCTATTTCTGTCCTCATGTTATTGAACTGTGTTTTTATGAATATCGTCCTGATGTGTTGGACTGTGTAGTGGGATCCGTAATAAAGCTGCATCGAGGCTTTCGTCATATGGTATTTGCCTTGGCACAACAACCAAGTCAAACTGCACATCAGGACGACATTTGTTGCCCCCTTGAAAAGAAACCTCCTTTTGTTGGGCAACGCTATATTCCTCgttactacattttttttttgtatagttttaACGAAGCAGCCGGATatgaaacagctttttttttcttcacaaactCAACTCAAAGCAACCCTGATCTTCTTGTAAAGAGTTTAGTCTTTTGGCTATTTTTTGTGAGGCCTTTCAAAGCCATGGCCTTGTCTGATAGTTGTTATAATGTACATCCTAAATGTTTTCTATGATACTGTCACCTACATTTACTTTCATCTCTTGGCTCTTTTCCATTAAGTCATATTCTGGATACAGAACAGGACATTTTATTTGCACGCAACTGCTTTAGCTCTATGAGACACAATAACAGCATatgcttgaagaaaaaaaagtctgaacagGGACCCATAAAGTCATTAAAGAGAGTGGCCCCAGGACACTCCTTTGATGGACCCAACAACTCTTGGTGCTTCAAGCCGTTAGATAAGATATCTTGCTGTGAATAGTTAGTGGGGGCTGTGAAATTAAATGATGGCCTTGCTGTGCTATAGAGATGGAAACCTTGCGGCTACAAAGATGGAAATGTGCTTTAGAGATGATAACGTTGAGCTATAGATGGAAATGTTGTGctttatggtgcgttctttttgtcttgtaatcgcgactagtagctcgagtgtgacgtcacatccgtgtcgaaaaacgagaaatgaactcggggtcctctgtgTTGAGATGACTTGACGagttgtatatacgacctcaggggcgttctttttgcaacttctggTTCGTAACTCCGAAAAACGACTCttagatcgacttcggtggacaaaaagactGCACCATTAGAGATGATAATGTTGAGCTACAACGATGGAAATGTTGGTACAGCTTGAATCTGACTGGGACTGATGACGTGTAAATGTGCAATCAGCACACACAAAAGGATAACATGATGCATGAGATATACTTTGTTACAAAAAATTGTTAAACTGCtcgtagacagacagacagacagttgcaGTCAAATGTTTGTATTTAGGGAAATTGACTTCTtccttttttcacaaataaataaaagtagtttCTTCCTCTGACCTATATGTTCCTTATGTGAGCTTCTGACTCTAACTGTTCAGTATATAGGCTATTATGTTTTTATCATATCGGTTTCCCTGATGTTTCTGATCAGTCACAAAttgaccggagggatttttgcaatTCCTacaaccctttttttctcgtgttccgactggaccaatttggggattattaagttcctctgactgcagttcctgtaactctttcagctcctacttcagggcaaggtcttttcccttttccacatagtggtggttagatggctgtgattataagaacaaaaggtcagttcctatgtccacttggccagtgtgaatgcaaatggtaaaaccggttttgggggagagtagttagaactgtttagaagtggactgttcctagaactacgttcctgtaactacctgGTCAGAAAGGCTATGGCTATTTACCACAGAGGGAGTGTCTCATAAagagcttatatatatatatatatatatatatatatatatatatatatatatatatatatatatatatatatatatatatagttagaGTACCTCTCTGTGATTTGTTAAATTTGGTAATGATTCCCTCCCCAGCTCACCGTGATGTTATCTCCTGCTGCCATCTTGTGTTCAACAATGTAACACGTTACATTATGAACCTCTGTGtgattatataaaaacaaaataacacattttaaaactgacTGTATTCTAAGGGTGATGTAAAGTCTTTATCCTGAAACTAGACTAAAAAAGTCAGGTAGCTGTGAATTAAAGCTTGATTTTTAGAAAATACCTGAAACAAATCAAACTGTTATTATCAGGACTTTATTTACAGAGAAAGATGACCTGACAGGAAGGAGATGCCGTGAGCTATCATAATTTAGGCCAACTAATTCCTAGAAAACAAAGGACTTTAGcctatattattataataaatgttAAACACAAGTCAGGTAGGCCTATATGAGGCTGTAAACCTTCACTCTGAACCTCAGAAGTATACAACTACTATAGAGGCAGGAAGACACGAAGGATAAAACAAGTACAggttttgaaaaataatgtggGCAGGGCTTCTGGGTTTGGCTTCCCCCACCGAAGTTGGCGCCACCTGTCCTCTCTTACGTCCGCAGATAAGATGTAAATACAGCCGGTCTGGTGCTGTTAAACTCATTCATTTCTGACGATCCAACATCGACTGAACTCAAAAATGTCTGGAAGAGGCAAGGGAGGACTTTCTGTCAAATACACCGAAGAAAACTACATCAAAATGTCTGGACACGGGAAGGGTTTCTAACGATCCAAAGCCAACTGATCTCACAATGAGCGGAAGAGACAAGGGGGGAAATCAGGGTAAGCTCGGCTGAGTTTATCCGCCAAGCCTCCTTCCTCTTTTTCACCTTTGTTTGAGCGCGCCTGAAAAATGGCAGCTTACTCCGAAAAGTTCGGCTCACACTGGGCAAGATTAAAGTTTGGAGGAGAAGGCCCTGCTCCCAGCAGAGATTTTGTGGCTGAACAGTTATTGTTTCAGTCGTCATGGGTGAGTCCTACGGACATTTACTCCATCATCGCCCTGCCTAATCGGAGAGATTTTGAACTGGTGTTTTACCAGGAAGCCCAACTCCAACGCTTTTTGGAGGTTGTTTCCACCAAGTCTAACGATCCAAAATGGAATGAGTGGAgcgggcgcctggatagctcagttggtggagcgggcgcccatatatagaggtttgctcctcgacgcagcgggcccgggttcgactccgacctgcggccctttgctgcatgtcattccccctctttctcccctttcatgtcttctgctgtcctatcaaaataaaggctgaaaatgccccaaaaattatcttaaataaaaaaaaaaaagaatgagtgGAGCGTGGAGTCATCTGTGGCTATAGACGTCATAGCAATAGTGGTGAAATTCTGGACAGGGAGAGTGGCTGACCATGATATTGAGCTCTACCTAAAACGTTACTGTGACATCATACAATCTGTATATAGACCAGTAGACAAGTATGGCATCTGGTACGGTGTCCGAAAGTACAAAGTCCGAATACATACTGATACCTCCGGTCACTTAGTCCAGTTACCCAACTCCATCTCCCTGGGTCCATACAACGGCCGCATCATATACACTGGACAGTTAACCAAATGCTTCATTTACGAAGCTACCGACCACCAAGTGAAGGACTGTCCGACGGTGAAGTGCTGGCGATGTGGTAACTTAGGCCACAAAGCCAACAGCTGTGAAAGTGAGAGCGAATGCTCCCTGTGTGGCGAAAAAGGCCACACCTTCTTCAGCTGCCCGAGGTCTTTCGCCAACAAAACTAAAGGCTTTGCTCAGCGGGGAGACACcgctgctcctcctccccccacagcAGCCCAGCAGCCTGGAGGAAAGCAGCGAGAGACAGATACCCAGCAGCCTGGCGGAAAGCAGCGAGAGACAGATACCCAGCAGCCTGGAGGAATTACTCATACTTCGAAATGTGGCAAGTGAATTCATATGAATTAACATTTATCCACGAACAAGTATGATATTTTAAGAAATGTATATGTTGTTAAATAATGAAGTAGGGTTAACAAGGTATACACGGGGGATGGGGAAATTATACAgccaatggagaaaaaaaaacttctcaaTGCCAATTGCGGTTAACgttattcctttatttatttacacatctACGCGTGAAGATGAGGGATCCCTTTCATCATGGTCGAAGCCATCTACAAGATGCTCGACACCTGCTTGCCTGGGCCTGATCATAGTGCCTGATGAGCTGAACCACATCCATAGGGCCGCTTTGAAAGGGGTAACAAGGAGGTAGCCATCAACGTTCAGCCCCCCACCTCCCCTCACACACCACCCATACAATGTTACTGTTATTACACTGCACATatctatacatactgtacatatattgtTCATACTGCATATCCATGTGTTCTGCTCTTATAATGCTACTATtaatacactgcacatagcCTTACTGTAAACCATACCACTTGgttaactgtatactactgtgtACACTGCACTATGCCATATACTGTTTATACTTCACTACCTGTCTATACTGTACTTTTGCACTTGTGGTTAGACACTAACTGCATTGAATTGTCTCTGTACTTGTACTCTCCACAATGACATTGAAGAGAAATATAATCAAATCTAAAGGTGTCTTGACACCTCCCTTATCAATATTCACTGTGTAGGCCACTGACTTTGAATATCATTATAAAGTTCTACCACATAAGTAATAAAACCACATGACATTTCTGTCAAAGCATGTCTACTTGAAGTGTCTACTGTGTGTTTCAATAATAAATATTGAATAATTTGGTTAATAATATTGCTTTATTAAAAGTTGAAATAGTAAAACccataaaaaaattatataaaaaagtaataataaataaaaaatccctaTCCCTGTTTAGGCTGTATATACAACCCAGAACACAGAGATACCACTCAGGACACAGATAAACAGTTCAAGTATTTATTAGGCATAAATACTCAGAGGAGATGAACAATCAAGGCTGAGCTTGTAGTCTTCTGGGAATGGACTGCAGCTTGAGAAGTTCCGAGTAGAATCCAGGAGAAGCAGGTGGTTGAGTGGCGTGAGGCAGGCAGCACGGCAGAGCACGGCAGGTAGGAAGCAGGTAACAGCAGGATCTGCACAGAGGAACTGAAGTTTGACAGAGAAAATACTAAATCATGAGAGTTTCTAGAAATATGTGCAGGGATACTGCTCCAAGTTACCACGTAGGAGTATGTACCTGCAGTATAAATACTGCAGGTGTGAATCATGGAATGTGCATCAGCTGTGCCAGTGACAGAGCGGGGATAAATGGCCATGCCTCTTGACCTAGTTTCTCTAGACACGCCCCCTGCCACTTCCAGGTGGAGACAAACagtacagacaaacacagaggggAAAAGGGAGACACAAACAACAGGAAGGGGGAACAAGGCAGCTGACCCACAATCTCCTCTCAAGCTAGCTACATTCGTCGTggggaagaaaagagagagtgcCATCGAAGTCCACCCCAGCCAAACCAGTGAACATTGGCCGCTAGGCCAAGATTGGCCCCCATGGTCTCTCTGGCCCTCTCTTCCCCACAACAAATGTAGCTGCTGCCCATTATCcaaatcctttttttatgtgaaaGTGTCAGTACACACATGTTAACACACACAAGTAACTTGTCtctaaacaaaacagaaaaagtctATGCAGATATACAATAAATCACAGTTGAATTGCTCTTATCTGCTCACTGAAATAACAATATGACAATATAGGTATTACACAACGTTTGAGGGCTTTGCATTCTTTGCTACTGCTTACTGTTAAACCTTAATTATAGTGTGAAGTCATGCCATGTATTGATTTGCAGTGTGTCAGTTGGGTTACCTATTTGGACTTGTACTGAAGGCTTCATGGCCATAGTCTCTCCTGCTGTCCCCGAGGTGGAGGATGGGGACGGGtcctagaaaaataaaaaggaacagTACAGAGCACGTTAGCTTTGGTATGACTAAATAACAACATTATAACTAACAACTAActaatgccttctccaggtagggaataagtccttaccccaagtgaaggagttcaagtaccttggggttttgttcgcgagtgaggggacaatggagcgggagattggtcggagaatcggcgcagcgggtgcggtattgcattcaatctatcgcaccgttgtgacgaaaagagagctgagccagaaggcaaagctctcgatctaccggtcagttttcgttcctaccctcacctatggtcatgaaggctgggtcatgaccgaaagaacgagatccagggtacaagcggctgaaatgagtttcctcaggagggtggctggcgtctcccttagagatagggtgagaagctcagtcatccgtgaggagctctcggagagccgctgctcctttgcgtcgaaaggagccagttgaggtggttcgggcatctggtaaggatgccccctgggcgcctccctagggaggtgttccaggcacgtccagctgggaggaggcctcggggaagacccaggactaggtggagggattatatctccaacctggcctgggaacgcctcgggatcccccagtcggagctggttaatgttgctcgagaaagggaagtttggggtcccctgctggagctgctccccccgtgacccgacaccggataagcggacgaagatggatggatggatggatggatggaagatggatggatggatacagtTCCGAAATATATCCTAGGGTCCTGTTTCTTCAGAGACAGCATTGTTTGCTATTCAGTAGCTGACAGGGATTATATTTGGACCCAATCTGTTTTAGTTATACAATTCAAATCAACTTGTGTAATACTTCCTTTGGGCACCTACAATTGATTGTTAGGCATGGTGTAGGCTAACAGCTTAATGTTAAAGTTAAAGTATTTAAACCTATgtggaaagaaaaatgaaaagggcAACCCTTAGTTATATATGTTATTGGTGACATTATTGTCCATCTATTACCTATCTGTTATTCAACTGGCCAAagcagacgcttttgtccaaagcgattTACTGATTAACTTTTTTATATGACTGATTCGTCCATTTTCTTTTGCGATGTAGCTAGATAAAAGTTGACGCCATTTTGTGGTTATATTCGGCCAAAATTAACGTTATACAACATGTGCAAGCAAGCATTTTATATTTACCGATGCCTCAGCTAGCTTAAATGATATATAACTTAATCTGGCGTACTGGCgttatattttaaaacaaataaatgctaTGCAAAATGACCAAATAATTAATCATAATATTTAGCAAAAGTTGCTTGTCTAAAAATTAACGTTATACAACATGTGCAAGCAAGCATGTTATCTTTACCAGTGCCTCAGCTGATATATGCATTAACTTACTGGTACTGGcgttgtattttaaaataaataaatactatgcAA is a window from the Perca flavescens isolate YP-PL-M2 chromosome 4, PFLA_1.0, whole genome shotgun sequence genome containing:
- the LOC114553950 gene encoding histone H3, with the translated sequence MARTKQTARKSTGGKAPRKQLATKAARKSAPATGGVKKPHRYRPGTVALREIRRYQKSTELLIRKLPFQRLVREIAQDFKTDLRFQSSAVMALQEASEAYLVGLFEDTNLCAIHAKRVTIMPKDIQLARRIRGERA
- the LOC114553956 gene encoding histone H2A; this encodes MSGRGKTGGKARAKAKTRSSRAGLQFPVGRVHRLLRKGNYAQRVGAGAPVYLAAVLEYLTAEILELAGNAARDNKKTRIIPRHLQLAVRNDEELNKLLGGVTIAQGGVLPNIQAVLLPKKTEKPAKK
- the LOC114553963 gene encoding histone H2B 1/2, whose product is MPEPSVKAPKKGSKKAVSKAVSKTGKKKRKTRKESYAIYVYKVLKQVHPDTGISSKAMGIMNSFVSDIFERIAGEASRLAHYNKRSTITSREIQTAVRLLLPGELAKHAVSEGTKAVTKYTSSK